The region TCACTATCTGAATCTAAGATTTAAAGTACATGCCTCTACTTGCCTCTTAGTAATCTCCCCTTTATGGCAGGGACGAGCCCTTTGCCCACCCATATTACTCACTTCCTCTGACCAGCTTCCCGTCTCTGCATGACTGATCTCCTATTGGCTTCTACGTCTCACTCTATCccactggctcctccccctcctccagcatTCATTCTCAAGCCGAACAGTCCCAGTCATCTGTTGCTCTGGCAAccacaggaaacacagagtTAGCCGGGCATCGGTAATGTGCCAACCGCCCATAAATATCCTATTAAAAGATAAAAGCAGACGGTACAGTCCACCAGGGAGGATTATCACAACCGCTAGCTGGCTCAACTCGCACCGTAAGAGGCGCAGGCAGCGCACACACCGACTGCCTTAGAGACAGGCAGCAGTTGCTTAGCGAAGGCACCGGGGGTtgtgagtggagagagagagagagagagagagagagagagagagagagagagtgagcggatggggggggggggggaggtgagctGGAAAGGCAGAAGGAAATAACCGGGGGAAAAACAGAGGGAAGAGAAAGTGGAAATGAACGGCTGATAACCAGCCACATTCAGCTGTCGGTGCTGTGTTTTGAACAGGTTGACGCCAACCGAGAAGGAGAGGCAAGGTAggagtgtgtggtggtggggggggggctgggggctatGTCTGCATCTGAACTGAATTCATAATCAGCAGCTTGCGCCTCTGTCATGTGAGTAACAGCCAAGGGAGggagcgagcaagagagggagagactggagGCAGCTTGCTCACTGAGCACGGCGTTTTTTGGCGGCAGACGGATATACGCGGGAGATGGAGACTTAACAGCCGTAATGGGTGGCAGGCTTCTGCTCCTGCCTCTTCCCCAGACCGCCACGGGCAGGTGGCATTGCTAGCGtggacttcccccccccccacccacccactgtcACATCGCCCAACGTCTCCTCGGCCGCCCCTCCGTGTGGCTCTCCTGCAGCTCCGGTGTATTTATTGTCGTGCTCGAAAGACCCAGGCCAAGCCATGCCCATTTCACACTTTACAATTCCTCCGTCGGTCCCTTCTGATTCCTCCGATGCGTGTCGTTTTTTCCCCCACCGCCCGCCTCTGTGCTGTAGCCTTGCCTATCTGCCCTGCTCTCTCACGgctcttgtttttctctctcgcccTACCGGTAGCCCGTTTCTCTGGGAACCTCTGAACTggtaagcaaaaaaaaaacgactggCTCGGTAGCCACTTTGATGTCCTTATTTGTTGCATCTGTCATGCATGCCGTGATTGTTTTGGGCTCCTGTTTTCTGTATTTCTTTTATTGCCCGGGGTGTAAGCTCAGGTCTAGAGGGCTGCAACCTAGATTTAAACGCAGAATCGTCTCTGTCATACTGATTATAACATGATGCCTGTGCCAATGGTCGCCGTACAGTGACCGCAGTACCTGTTGGCTTCGCGAGTGAACCGCGTCCCAGCTGGAAGCTCAAGCTGGCCTCGCCCCGTTTTTCATACAGCGTGCCAAAGCGAATTAGGGAGATAAAAGCCAGTGACCTCTGAACTTTGCCAGTACCGCCGTGCTTACAAAGGGCGGGACATGAGCGGGCACAGATTACCGTGGCACGGACCAGGTATTGTGTAACGCCCGGTGACGACTTACGAGAGAGGATTTGACACGGAGTAGTAGGGTCAGAGTCCATTTGGATTTCGATGTGAAGCCAAGAGAAAATATGTAATCGCAATGATTTCAGCCACGTTGTGGCATAGTTGACGCATGACAATGTCAAAGCGGTGATGTTGTAAAATTATAACAAACGATGGGTAGATGAACAACACATTGATGTTTGGGAGGTTGCCATCATCATGGGCTACCTCTTCAAGGTCCATTTTAAGGATTGGTTTGAAAACAAATCCTATCCACAGCTGTCATGCCTGTTTTTACTGCCGTAGGTAAAAAGGGATCACAGCAGGGCTTATAACGcaattgttgtattgttttgtttgatttttAAGTCCTTTGATACCATCCTGCTAGCTTCACGGTGGCAATTTCATGGGGAAAGGCTTACATGTTCTTACTGTCAATAGGACGCAGTGTGTCTTATGGAATAATACCCAATGCATTGCCAGAAACACTAAGAAAAGGGAACAGCTGAATAACATTGACACCGATGAACTACCAAACGCCTCCACATGCGCGTTGCGAGCACtgcccacacacgcatgcacacagcacCAGCACTGGAAGTCCAGGGCTCAGTCCCGCTCCCAGCAGCTCTTGTCTCCATGTTAAATATCACACATCACTGCAAATGTGGCTCCAAGTGTTGCCCTTCTGACGAGCTTCATCTTCTCCCTTTTCTCCCCCCTAGGCCTATTGCCAGGATGCCTACCAGCGTAGTCACAACCCGTACAGCGGGAATGCCTGTCACATACCAGAGCCCCCCCCTCTATGCTACCCCCGAGTAGACTGTAAGCCTCCGGCCATGGCCCAGGCCAcggacgccccccccccgtccggGCAGGCGTGCAGGGGCTCCGTGGCGACCTCGGACCTCGGGTACCGCAAGGAGATCACGGTGCCGCCGTCGCCGCCTCGCGCCCCCTACCCAAAGAGCCAGCTGGCGGTGAGCCTGCGCAACGACGGCCTGAGGACCGTCGTGGTGCCCCCCGACGCGGCCCCCGCGGGCCGCATGGGGCCCTCGCACAGGATGGACTACGCGGACCCCGCCTTCCTCCGGGCCCGGCCCCGGTCGGTCTCCCAGTACCCGGCGTCGCGCAAGGCGGACGTCTACCCCGGGGGGCCCGGCCTGGCGCCCTACGGCCTGGCGCCGCCGCCCCACTTCCCCAACAACCACCAGAACATAGACTGGCGCACGTACCAGACCTACCGGGAGTACATCGACAACAAGGGCATCCACACGCACGCCAGCCGCACCATCCAGGAGCGGCTGGACAGCCTGCGCGCCGGCGGCCACAACTCCTTCAGCACGGCGCAGCACGCCCCCCCCGCGGGCTGGGTGCCCAAGGGGGTCCGCCGGCGGAGCACCTCCCACGAACGCTCCTACCACGGCCCCCCGCCGCGCTTCCAGGTGCCCCCGCGCAGCGCCTCCCAGGACCGCATGTGCGGCGCCGAGAGGGCGGCGCAGGCCCGCCACTGGCCGCCCCGCAGCGTGTCCCAGGACGGCCTGGCGCTCAAGGCGCGCTCGCGCTCCACGGACTACGTGGAGGCGGGGGAGCCGGCGTGGCCCGCGgagcggcgcggcggcggctACGGCAGGCCGGACCAGGGCGCGAGGCCCAGCCGGCAGGCGCTCCCCAGGCAGGCCTCGCTTTACCGGCCCTCGGCCGCGTACGGCGCGGGCAACATGCGGGGGCCCCCGAACCCGGCGCACTACGCTCAGGGGCCCGAGGCCCTTCAGACCCGCTCCTCGCCCATGCTCGCCGAGCGGTCCTCGCATCCGGGGCCGTCCGGGCCCCTCGCCGACCAAAGAGCCAAAGCCAACCTCGCGGGACACCTCCCCCAGCAGGGCCGCTCGCGGGCCGAGACCCTCCTCACCGCCACCGCCGGGTCGGGCCGCGAGGCCTCGGCGCTGGGCTACCGGCCGTCGTCGTACTCGGCCCCCCAGCAGCGGCCCCAGAGGCCCAGCATCCTGAAGACTGGGCCccccctgccgccgccgccccaccaccacccccagagCCACATGAACGGAGGGCGGAGCCCCGCGGAGGGCGGGGTGGTCCTCCGGGAGAAGCCCCCCTGCGGGAAGACGCCCAGCCCGCTGCGCCACCCCTCCTACATCCTGGCGGTGAACGACGACGGGGacccggcggcggggggcgtGGCGGCGTGCTGGCTGCCCAACGACACGCGGCGGGAGATCCACATGCGGCGGCTGGACGAGCAGCGGCAGGCCTCCTGCTCCAGCAACCTGGACGAGTCGCTGGACGCCATCCCCTTCATCGGTAAGGGGGTTGTCACGGCAACAGCGGCGGGGGCCCGCGCGTACTCCTCCTCCGTAGTAGTAGCGCCGTGGCTCCGGTGCTACGGAGCTCGTTTTAGCGAGCGTGTATTTTTAGCTttagtcttgtttttttaataatgcgGTGTGAGTCTGTAGGGCATTTTGGTGAAAAATTCATCAGTCGTGAGCTGAAAAAGACGTGCGTGTGTCCACAAACATGCATAATATAGTGTAATTGTAGCCGATTTCTAGTAAGCCTTTATTTATAGCTCtaaaatgtttataatgtagTGCATATTTTATAGCTCATTTGGGAGAAATGTGAAACTTTCCGttgtgaggcacacacacacacacacgcacacacacacacacacacgcacgcacgcacgcacgcgtgtaAATATCTTATGAGCAGTCATGTATGAAGGCAGGGCCGCTGTGCGGCTGCGCTTTGAGGGCAGATGTGTGAAAACATTacactgcaggggggggggggggagttggtcTGAGTCGCATACATCCAGGGTTATATTTAGACGCTGTCAACACCTCCGGCATGATTCATCAATGTGGGTTTGTGATTGATAACTCTGGAGAATTCACCGATGTTATTATGTGGTGTTAATTATATGCTACTtgctatttttctttttttttcggtCTGTAATTATCGTCCCTTGATTATACTACTTAAAAGAACTTGGGTTGTGGGTTTCCAAAGCGGTTGTCGATGACCGTGTTTTCTCATTGGACAATTATATTATCAACGTTGTTTACAATATGTTCCAAAAAAGTCTTCTCAAAACACCCGGCCCTAAGACAATCGTCCAATAGGATGAAAGAAAACGGAGTGAGTCCCGCCCTCTCAGTCCAACCCGTGTGGTGGCCCCCTACGTTGGTCTATCCTACCACTTGTTGTGGGGTGCCGTAGGAGACGTCGGTGAGCAGATCCACGGCCCAGGTGCACACAAAGCGTGCGGTGACAGCGGTGCTGCTGCCCCACACTCCGAccccctcacgcacacacacacacacacacccccacacaccccatctccagcaccaccaccctggGCCCCGTGCCCGGACCCTGGAGAACAGAGCTCCGATTGACCAGGCCTCCGGGTCCCCATCAATGAGTCACTTGAATGGCCGCTGGTCTTGGCACCGTGTCGTGTGAGGTCAGCCCGAGTTCCCATGGCCCGGATGGCAGCCTCCGATTGGTCAGATCGCCGTGTCCTAGCCTAGGCGACACCACGGGtcactttctattttttttttctcgttcGGTTAACAAGACATATTTTTTTCCGTCGGTTGGAATGCGGCCATGTTTTGCTTTGCTCAGTGAGGAGGAATCCGGGGCTTGACCGAGGCGGTGGGCGAGCCAGAGTTTGCTGTGTCATTCCAAGATTCAGACGAGGGATGACGGCCGCGGGCCGTTTATCCGGTAGCCGACATTTGCTAGTTTAGGCGTCGTGCAAAACCTCTCGCTGGCACCTCTCCATGCCGGGGCCAGGGTGGGCTGGCGGTGGCCGATGAAGGGACCCGCGGTTAGATGAGGCCCTGGACAGGGGAGCCTGTGTCCCCGGCCGCTGTACCATGCTGCTGGTGGAGAGGCTGGGCCGCCGGCAGAGCCCCTGGCTGTGGTGGCTGTGGTCGGACCAGGTGGCCTGGTGCAGCGTCTGCGACGACTGTGAGTGTCAGTATCTGCAGCTGGAGGAACCCGGTACGTCTCGACCGCTCCCATGCATCTGCCATGAGGGGTTGACGCCTTAATCTAGTAGTCGGGGAaaatagatttaaaaaaaaaagcatgtttatttttatttttattgtgtatATTCTAACACAGAGTATCCCAATCGGTAACCCGTTTTGCTGACTTTTACACTACATTTGTAAATATGTGACCACCGGCATCCCACTCAGTGGAGATGACCAGCGAGAGATCAGACGCAGGCCATGTTCACAGTTTGTGTGCGTCATGTTGTCTTGCCTTGGGACTGGCGTGCACCCTCTGGTGTCAGTGGTCGAGATGGAGTGGTGTGACTTCGGTTGTTGGACTAGATAAAAGTTAGAAAGTTGTGGACGCACCTGCGGTGCGGAATCCGAGTGGGGTTGGCGCGTGATCTCCTATTGTGCTCTGCTCACACCCCCTCTTCCTCATATGCTCTGTTTCAAGGCTTCCCAGGCTGAAAGTAGGACATTTGCTTTTAAATTTAGCTCCCAGAGCCCCCAAGGCTGTAGAGAGCAGCTCTGCACTCTGAGCTCTTCAGGCACCGCCGTGCCAAGAGTGGGCGGTGTCGGAGAGCAGAgaacttcctctctccctcgcacTCTCTCCTACAGAGCATGTCAGCACAGGATCCGTCGTCCTGATGGGGCTGCGTGATTTGTGTGGCGCCGTCGCCAGCCCTGCGGGGCCGCATGTCCAGCGCGTTATCCCTTAATAGCGCTGCGGACAGCACAGTAGCTGATTATGGGCAAAGCATCAAAACCCTGACCCAATTCACAGGGCTGGGTTGCGGTCGGCCATGCAGCTGTTGTGCCCTAAGCTGTGAGCCATCCGCCGTGAGCGTGTGCCATAACGTGATGTCACGCGCCGTGTGATTCACAGACGAGCCGGCCAGCCCCAGCGTCGACCGCGAGGTCACTTCCATCCCTGCTGCGGCGGTGATATCAGTGGCCCCGGCCCAGGCCACCGCGCCACCAAGCCCGGCCACGCCGTCGCCTCTCATTCGACGCCAGCTGTCACATGACCAAGGTAAGAGCTGTTTTGGAGATGGGTGGCCCGTGTGGCAGCGACCACAGGAGGGCTGAAACGGTTGGTCGAGTCAACAACGAGTCGGTCGACagactgattgattgattaatcGTGTAAGTCGCTTATCAATTACTGACAATGAACATCTGCTGCTTATTGTTGCGGTTGGGTTCAAATATTTGGTTCATGGATCATTGCTAAACGAATATTTGGGTTATTCTTGGCTGCTTGCCAGATAAAGGAAGCACATTTGAGACACTTGACACTCAAAACTCTTTTTGGCAATtgctattattaataaatattttatagaCAAAATGATTAATTGATCAATCGAGAAAATATTCATAAGATTGACCGACTGAAAATGATCATCATTACTGCAGTCCTACACCGCCCTCAATGGTACGTTGTCAGGCATACAGCTGGCTTTACTCTCCTGAAGAGAGACCTCTTTTGGCAGAAATCCAGTCTCTTTCTATGATGCAACACCAAAGATCAATATACATTATCCTGCGGCCAGTTGCTGCTATGCATCTCAAGCTAGTTGTTTAATCCCTGCTCCTCAGTCTTAACCTCACTCCGTACCGCTCGGCATGGGAAGGTCAACTGCTTATCTCCCTCCCTGGGGACCTGTGCATGCCCTCGGTTGGAGGCACTCATGCAGCATTCATATCTCCGTAGTGGTCTCCGCTGGCAGTCCCAGTTGTTGACTTTGCGCCCAAGCCAAACACGGGACAATCCTATTAACTGGCTGACACCATAAGACACGGGCTGGATGCTCGGAACGCAAACGGCTCTGCGCATTACTTTCACTGCCTGCATTCTCATTTACCCCACGGTCAtacgaacgtgtgtgtgtgtgtgtgtgtgtgtttaatgtgtgctTAATGTGTGACCTTTTTCCAGAGTCCCTCAGAAATGCCCTGCTGGAGTCCGACGCCGCCGGTAAGACGGAGCGCTCCAAGTCTTATGACGAGGGCCTGGACAACTACCGGGAAGAGCGTGGACGGTGAGAGTCCTGGGGGATCTAATCACGGGATCTCATTGGTCCACACGGAAGCCGGTCTGATGTAATCTGGCGTAAccacattttgtttatttacctcctccctttctccctccctttctccctctctctcctcctcttcagccGTGCCTCCGGGAAACACATGCCTAGCTACCGGGGCCTGAGGAAGGTGAGTGTCTTCAGCTATGAAGGGTGGACTgataaagttatttttttctgattCGAATGCACCGTTTGGAGGTCATGGCATGTTCAATCCTAAATTGTGTTTCCAGGAAGCGTTTCTTTGTAAAGACTCGTATTCATTTTATGATTAGATATCTTCATCGGCTTCCTGGAACAATGTCGGTGTCCTCATGGTCTGTGTTTCACCCGTTCTGCGGGGCTTTGTTCGTGACGTCGCCTCATCCCCGGCTGTGCCTTCACTTGCAGACTCTGGACGGTCACAAGTCCGACGACTCGAGCTCGCGGCGGGACTCCTCGTCCGACGTCTTCCCCGACTCTTCCAAAGAAGGCTGGCTCAACCTGCGGCAGCTGCTCACGGATAAAAGCAAGGTGCGTGCACGGCCGCGCCGACCACCGCGCAACCGACGCATAAAAGCCTCATCAACCCGTCCTCCACACACCACCGTGCGGGGAGTaaccctcccttctctcttcctGCGTCGGCGTAGCGCGCCGGGGGCGGGATGAAGTCGTGGAAGCAGACGTACGGCGTGCTGCGCGGCCACTCCCTCACGCTGTACAAGGACAAGAAGGAGGGGCTGTCCCACGCCTCCTCGCAGTCGGACGAGGACCTGCAGCCCATCTGCGTCAAGGCCTGCCTGATCGACATCTCCTACAGCGACACCAAGCGCAAGAACGTGCTGCGGCTCACCACGTCGGACTGCGAGTACCTCTTCCAGGCGGAGGGCCGCGACGACATGCTCTCTTGGATCCGGGTCATCCAGGAGAGCAGCAACCTGGACCAAGAGGTggggttctgggggggggggtgcactgACTAGACGGTATCACGACCGTGCGGACCTTCGATCAGGGGACATTGTCTTGAACTCGTTGTAGCTCTGCGCCTTATGGAGAGACGGGTCACTGTTGGACGCGTCGGTTTGGATTTGGTCTGTAGTGGGCGTTAATGTAAAATGAAAACCTTCTTTACACGATTTATTTCCTTCATACCAGACCTACCCAGTGTTTCGATATACcaatttggtttgtttttattgacTGATGGTATACATAGCCTGTTAGACCAGAACGCAGCGTGAGTCGATTACCCTGTCACTCGTATTGCTTCACGCCTGCCACATTGTCGACTTGTCTGATTGATTACACTGCAACGTTTCAGAACACGTCTTTCACAAGCCAGGACCTGATCAGCAGAAAGATCAAGGAATACAACACCATGATGAGGTACGGagaagccgccgccgccccctagTGTCCAGCCACGGCACCGCGCCTCCACACTGACAGACCCCCACTGTGTTCCTCtgattgacgtttgattgacacctGTTGCAGCGCACCCAGCAGCCGATCGGAGCCCTCCCCCAAGGCGTCCCGCCAGTCCCTCAGCCTCAAGCAGGCCTTCCTGGGGCCCAAAGGAGAGGGCAAGGGCCACAGCCCACACTCGCCCAAAACAGGGGACGACAGAAGATCTGCTAGGGGTAAGGGGCACGCTGTCACACCTGGTattgtagagagggagagagggggggtccccTGAGCGCACTAACTCGGGTTGTGTGTTCCCCCGCCACTCCAGATGACTCCAGCCCTCCGCGGGACCGGGCCAGCTGGAAGATGGGCATCCCGGGCCTCATGAGGAAGCCCTTCGAGAAGAAACCGCCCGCGGGCGCCTCGTTCGGGGTGCGGCTGGACGACTGCCCCCCCGCCATCTCCAACAGGGTGAGTGAGCGGTCGCGCCGTTACGATCGTTAGCGGGGGGGTGAGTgctggtttgtttttgttttatgtggaAAAAAAATCGCATACATCTGCACTTTGTGTGTTTCCGCGgtagcagcctctagtggccTGAGTCGGAGCTACGCTTGTAGCTGTGTCGTTTTCAGGTGGTTGCTGTTTTCTGAGGTTTTTCCCTCGGCGGGGGTTTAAGTGGACCACAATAAAACGATTTACAGAGTCATATTCCCGCGATGGATTGTGCTTTCTAATGGAGTAAaccgttttgtttgtttttcctaaGTGAATGTGGAATGCATCCGACTCCTGAGAGAACCACTCCACAGCTGCAGTGTTGGTAAACCTGTTGTTGTCCCCATCCATTgaccctgctgtgtgtgtgtgtgtgtgtgtgtgtgtgtgtgtgtgtgtgtgtgtgtgtgtgtgtgtgtgtgtgtgtgtgtgtgtgtgtgtgtgtgtgtgtgtgtgtgtgtgtgtgtgtgtagtttgtgcCCCTGATCGTGGAGGTGTGCTgtaaggtggtggaggagcgggGCCTAGAGTACACGGGGATCTACAGGGTCCCCGGGAACAACGCCGCCATCTCCAACATGCAGGAGGAGCTCAACAGCAAGGGCATGAACGACATCGATGTTGAGGAGGACGTGAGTTCACACATGCACAGCGCACGCACATGTttgcatgcaggcacacacactcacaaacgtgCGACCGCATCCGTGTCCCATTTAGTCAGAAATATTATGGACAATATTGTATTCTTCAAAGTACACAATATTTTCTTCTCACTCTTCtttctcttatttttttctttcttcattttAGAAATGGCGGGACCTCAATGTTATCAGTAGTCTGCTGAAATCCTTCTTCCGGAAACTTCCAGAACCTCTGTTTACAAATGGTGAGTCGATTCTCGGAAAACATTGACAATCGACTATTTAACCAACATATCGTCATCTTATTGGTGTTTTGCCGGTGCGTCTGTCTGTGAACCTGACCCGTGACTCTACTTATTTTTCCCTCAACCCGTAACAGAAAAATATGCAGACTT is a window of Gadus macrocephalus chromosome 8, ASM3116895v1 DNA encoding:
- the arhgap21b gene encoding rho GTPase-activating protein 21 isoform X2 yields the protein MMASRRVHPCGDDDERQQQPRTSYCENDSLEWADLPEAPAGPYLSEEEAFSWPGPKTVRLRRTAMGFGFTLRHFIVYPPESTVHPAFLEEDHGRRGRPRNKIEPMDTIFVKQVKEGGPGHGAGLCTGDRLVKVNGASILGKTYSEVIALIQDSGSFLELCVMPKDEDILQLAYCQDAYQRSHNPYSGNACHIPEPPPLCYPRVDCKPPAMAQATDAPPPSGQACRGSVATSDLGYRKEITVPPSPPRAPYPKSQLAVSLRNDGLRTVVVPPDAAPAGRMGPSHRMDYADPAFLRARPRSVSQYPASRKADVYPGGPGLAPYGLAPPPHFPNNHQNIDWRTYQTYREYIDNKGIHTHASRTIQERLDSLRAGGHNSFSTAQHAPPAGWVPKGVRRRSTSHERSYHGPPPRFQVPPRSASQDRMCGAERAAQARHWPPRSVSQDGLALKARSRSTDYVEAGEPAWPAERRGGGYGRPDQGARPSRQALPRQASLYRPSAAYGAGNMRGPPNPAHYAQGPEALQTRSSPMLAERSSHPGPSGPLADQRAKANLAGHLPQQGRSRAETLLTATAGSGREASALGYRPSSYSAPQQRPQRPSILKTGPPLPPPPHHHPQSHMNGGRSPAEGGVVLREKPPCGKTPSPLRHPSYILAVNDDGDPAAGGVAACWLPNDTRREIHMRRLDEQRQASCSSNLDESLDAIPFIDEPASPSVDREVTSIPAAAVISVAPAQATAPPSPATPSPLIRRQLSHDQESLRNALLESDAAGKTERSKSYDEGLDNYREERGRRASGKHMPSYRGLRKTLDGHKSDDSSSRRDSSSDVFPDSSKEGWLNLRQLLTDKSKRAGGGMKSWKQTYGVLRGHSLTLYKDKKEGLSHASSQSDEDLQPICVKACLIDISYSDTKRKNVLRLTTSDCEYLFQAEGRDDMLSWIRVIQESSNLDQENTSFTSQDLISRKIKEYNTMMSAPSSRSEPSPKASRQSLSLKQAFLGPKGEGKGHSPHSPKTGDDRRSARDDSSPPRDRASWKMGIPGLMRKPFEKKPPAGASFGVRLDDCPPAISNRFVPLIVEVCCKVVEERGLEYTGIYRVPGNNAAISNMQEELNSKGMNDIDVEEDKWRDLNVISSLLKSFFRKLPEPLFTNEKYADFIEANRAEEAVERLKELKRLIYELPEHHYETLKYLLLHLKKVAENCETNKMEPRNLAIVFGPTLVRTSEDNMTNMVNHMPDQCKIVENLIQQCDWFFSQEATDEPDTSADQESTVQSQPVPNIDHLLSNIGRTAASPGEVSGGGVFTDCSLVSLHTDSACSDSSRSKGLWGPGKDQCSREMLRSSFFVSRKRKKPKTQPSSSDDDLDAAYPKKELPPSPWSPGGPAGEAEGPRGTDLVDAADGRGGGGSPEGRGDAVDGKDSRSSSLLSQPSPPPSPRRASPSPPPRATPSPYASPPHSPALGYPTKAPSLYDDAVSDLGTMNSTSSQASGPPRARRGRAPGPQPPEAAEVCSITSDYSTTSSMTFLTGAELCALGPEARSVSGSRGGGGGGGEDDADDERSELISEGRAMETDSECDLSVFTSGKEEPAAEEAGPAAAAQGAPEAMRPLPFHRLIECDTLSRKKASAARQKTDSESSLDAAGEPGRLSRAAAAAAAGRSTGSLSSSSRSESEKAEPPPWRLKITERLKCRLRTSVDDMFGVGGQRAAEGGRAKKKNIRRRHTMGGQRDFGELSVLGEWQQAGSRAELSAVDRLRPKCSSQDFSIRDWIARERHRTSNPEVSLDLGEAPAPAPGPGPASASELLPQRREAAPGKSLSLSATAHPHKLSGAQVVQSRFYQCL
- the arhgap21b gene encoding rho GTPase-activating protein 21 isoform X1 translates to MMASRRVHPCGDDDERQQQPRTSYCEQNDSLEWADLPEAPAGPYLSEEEAFSWPGPKTVRLRRTAMGFGFTLRHFIVYPPESTVHPAFLEEDHGRRGRPRNKIEPMDTIFVKQVKEGGPGHGAGLCTGDRLVKVNGASILGKTYSEVIALIQDSGSFLELCVMPKDEDILQLAYCQDAYQRSHNPYSGNACHIPEPPPLCYPRVDCKPPAMAQATDAPPPSGQACRGSVATSDLGYRKEITVPPSPPRAPYPKSQLAVSLRNDGLRTVVVPPDAAPAGRMGPSHRMDYADPAFLRARPRSVSQYPASRKADVYPGGPGLAPYGLAPPPHFPNNHQNIDWRTYQTYREYIDNKGIHTHASRTIQERLDSLRAGGHNSFSTAQHAPPAGWVPKGVRRRSTSHERSYHGPPPRFQVPPRSASQDRMCGAERAAQARHWPPRSVSQDGLALKARSRSTDYVEAGEPAWPAERRGGGYGRPDQGARPSRQALPRQASLYRPSAAYGAGNMRGPPNPAHYAQGPEALQTRSSPMLAERSSHPGPSGPLADQRAKANLAGHLPQQGRSRAETLLTATAGSGREASALGYRPSSYSAPQQRPQRPSILKTGPPLPPPPHHHPQSHMNGGRSPAEGGVVLREKPPCGKTPSPLRHPSYILAVNDDGDPAAGGVAACWLPNDTRREIHMRRLDEQRQASCSSNLDESLDAIPFIDEPASPSVDREVTSIPAAAVISVAPAQATAPPSPATPSPLIRRQLSHDQESLRNALLESDAAGKTERSKSYDEGLDNYREERGRRASGKHMPSYRGLRKTLDGHKSDDSSSRRDSSSDVFPDSSKEGWLNLRQLLTDKSKRAGGGMKSWKQTYGVLRGHSLTLYKDKKEGLSHASSQSDEDLQPICVKACLIDISYSDTKRKNVLRLTTSDCEYLFQAEGRDDMLSWIRVIQESSNLDQENTSFTSQDLISRKIKEYNTMMSAPSSRSEPSPKASRQSLSLKQAFLGPKGEGKGHSPHSPKTGDDRRSARDDSSPPRDRASWKMGIPGLMRKPFEKKPPAGASFGVRLDDCPPAISNRFVPLIVEVCCKVVEERGLEYTGIYRVPGNNAAISNMQEELNSKGMNDIDVEEDKWRDLNVISSLLKSFFRKLPEPLFTNEKYADFIEANRAEEAVERLKELKRLIYELPEHHYETLKYLLLHLKKVAENCETNKMEPRNLAIVFGPTLVRTSEDNMTNMVNHMPDQCKIVENLIQQCDWFFSQEATDEPDTSADQESTVQSQPVPNIDHLLSNIGRTAASPGEVSGGGVFTDCSLVSLHTDSACSDSSRSKGLWGPGKDQCSREMLRSSFFVSRKRKKPKTQPSSSDDDLDAAYPKKELPPSPWSPGGPAGEAEGPRGTDLVDAADGRGGGGSPEGRGDAVDGKDSRSSSLLSQPSPPPSPRRASPSPPPRATPSPYASPPHSPALGYPTKAPSLYDDAVSDLGTMNSTSSQASGPPRARRGRAPGPQPPEAAEVCSITSDYSTTSSMTFLTGAELCALGPEARSVSGSRGGGGGGGEDDADDERSELISEGRAMETDSECDLSVFTSGKEEPAAEEAGPAAAAQGAPEAMRPLPFHRLIECDTLSRKKASAARQKTDSESSLDAAGEPGRLSRAAAAAAAGRSTGSLSSSSRSESEKAEPPPWRLKITERLKCRLRTSVDDMFGVGGQRAAEGGRAKKKNIRRRHTMGGQRDFGELSVLGEWQQAGSRAELSAVDRLRPKCSSQDFSIRDWIARERHRTSNPEVSLDLGEAPAPAPGPGPASASELLPQRREAAPGKSLSLSATAHPHKLSGAQVVQSRFYQCL